In the genome of Notamacropus eugenii isolate mMacEug1 chromosome 7, mMacEug1.pri_v2, whole genome shotgun sequence, the window CTTCTGGGGCTTCTTATGCCTCATCAATACCATTCCACATAGCAATCCTAAAAACCACggccaatttttttctctcatgagcGTTCCCCCAGGGCAAGAATAAAACATCCCTGCAAGACCTTTCTCCTGCCCTTTCTTCATCTCCCATGTACCATTCAACTTTCAGCACAGACCTGGAGATAATACTGAAGATTATCCACCAAGAAGGCCATGTGGTTCCGTAGGCGCCATTTAATGGCATCGCTCTGGTTAGACTTGAGATGCTTGCGCTGCATTTGGAGAGCCCAGCAGTGCTGCAGTTCTGCCTGCACTCGTCGTACGCTGAgcaagtacttgaagacaacaTTGTACCTGGGTCCAAAACAACCACCGTGAAGCTAGACTCTTCCATTCCCAGctacctcccctttcccctcagtCAAGTCCCagattcctcctcttcctccctttttctttcccattttcaaaaagaaaggatttgaagCTAGCCAGAGAAGGGCCCTCTCTACTGGAGGCAAAGTCCTTGTTCCTTTCTCCTGAGGCTCAGCCCAATGCATGTTTCTGTCCCAGGACTTTCCATTTCACTCATGGGAGGCCCAGCATTCCAAACAGCCTCTGCTCCTTCTACCTTTACTTTGCAAGTCATGCCAAACAACACCTGCCTTACAAAGTTCACTGAACTATACAGAGGTCATGAGAAACAACAGGTGACCAGCCTTTGGGGAATGTAAACCCCTCAAAGGCAGGCATGTTTTTTCCACAATCTCTTAGGGCTCAGGATTGTGCCATGTGCATGATGAACTCTTAATGTTATGTAATGGTTAGCTGTCTGAGAGTGATACAAcgttctttgaaaaggaatgagTTTCCTATCTCCACAAATATCCAAATGGTGGTTGAATTactctttcagagaaagaaagaactgcCCTGGGAGTGAGGCTGTACTACATAACTTgtatggtcccttccaattctagagtctgtgattctaaactttttattcctccctaggTCGTGACAGCTGCTGACATGGGAGAAATGTCAGAGGACACATACTGAAGACAAGCACTTGGAAGAAGAGTTGATTCCTAGGGGAACTGGAACTATGTGACCTCTCATCTTGGCATGAGTTtacacagaaaaataagaaaccTAATTTCCTTCAATTCTAAAATAATCCCTGTTGAAACCTGCCTTCTTCAAAGGGCTCAAGGACACATCCAGCATCAAGCTTATTATGCCGATCACTGCCACctcaaattaatttcaaaaacaGAAGCAACATGGCATATGAGGAAGACCTAGGAGTTtggaggtcattgaatccaaccccctcattcaacagatgaggacactaaggccTGGGGgctttacatgacttgcccatcaACACAGAGGTAGCCAATGGCACAGccaggattcacactcaggtttAGTGATTCCAAGGTGAATGCTATTTCTACTAAACCATACTACTTCCCCAAGGGCTCTTTTACCAGAAGTTCTCTAAACAGTTTTAGGTCAGCATCTGCAGGTTAAATAGACTGGGGTGGAGATGGATGGATTCTTGAAGTTGTATCTCCTGGGCCTGCAGATTACTAACAACTGGTCAGAGGGCCTCTATCTTCCCTGCCATAGTTAGTGTTTGCTAGCAAAAAGCTCACAGAGGTCTTGTAAACCTACTTCTCCAGGACAGCAGGAGTGAAGAGAATGTGCAGAGGCCACTGCACTTTGTAGGAAAGACCTAGGGCTGCCCAGCCTGACGCAGGGGCTTCTCGGGGAGAGGTGTCCCGAGAAGGTGCTTCTCGTGCTTGAGTAACatctaaggcaaaaaaaaaaaaaaagaaaaagaaaatgaagaaacttcAGTCTAATTAAGACAGACAACTTGTTTTGTTGAAAGAAGAATGCACATGAATAACATGAGAGAAAAAACCAGGGGGATGTCTAAGACACAAGGAGGAAAACATAGTGGGCAGAGGGCAAGGAAACAATGTGTAGGCAGGTTTTTTGGtagatcttagagattattttgttGTCTTTAGAGACAGAGGCAGCTGGAATAAGACAAGAACTGACGCATGGCATAATGAAAAAACCCTTGGCTGCTAATGAAGTGGtctggattccaatcctggctGTGCCACTCATGAGTCTCGGTAAGTCGCGTAACCACCCTGTATCCCtgtttcttaatctttaaaatgaagaggctgaactAGAAGATTTCTTAGGACCCCCCTGAGTGCTAAAGGTAGATAACTCTAAGATGAAAACCATATAAGCGTCTTCAGAGAAGGAAGCAGCatcaggaaaaaagggaggaacaaTGATATgcgaaggagagagaaagggaattaaTACCCTTATGTTCCTTTCCATGGTACTCAATTGTCAGGTGAAGCAGAGGGAGGAGGTTGTCATCATCTAACAGCACCTTGTGGGCAGACTGCTGGAAGGCCACATTAACATCtggcagagagaaagaacaaggagCAAATAATAGCACCTGGCTATATGATGAAGCCTGGAAGAAATGTTCTCCCATCCAACCCTGCCTGACCGTCAGGAACAAACACTATTTGACTTTGGGGTCCAGACCACACCATTTCATACAGATATCATTGGTTATGTGGCTGCTTGTCCCAGGAGATGACTGCAGTGTGATGGAAGCTATCCAGGCCCACTGAAATGGCTTCCCTAGGCAGCAACAGAAGGTAAGGAGGCTGCCCCTCAAGCCCTCAATGAAGAAGCTGAGAGTTGGGCTCTTCTCTCAAGGAAAgtaacttagtcattcactctTCTGTTGAGTACTTACCATGCTCAGTTACTGCAGTGGGCGGTGTCTTTAACATATGCTGGGCTGTGTCAATGAAGGCCTGGAACAGTTCTCCTCGTCCCAGCAGGTAAAAGTCTTtaatgatctttgaaaaagaatGTCAGTATACAAGTCAACAATCACACAAGTCTTAGGAATTCTTCGCTATCCAAGGAATTGAATTCAATCCAATTAAAGCATTCACAAAGCTCCTATTATGTATAAGGCACTGTCCAAGGAGAGAGGaacacacagaagaaaattaaattacccCTACTGTTGAGTGGCTTATAGTCTacttgggagatggaatatttacctaaataagtaaaactaaagataaattagAGCAGAAAGCACTAAAAACTGGGGAGATAAGCGAAGGCTTCCCTGAGGAAGTGGAACCCAagttaagccttgaaggaagaagaagaggactTTTGCAAAGCAGAGATGacaaaggaatgcattccagacatgggggggGATGGCTCATGTGAGAAGAAAGAGGCTGGAGACGAAGCATTTGGGAACAGTTAGTTATCATAATGGTCAGAACACAGAGCTCATGAAAGGGAATAGTATGAAGTAACACTGGCAAAGTAGGTTCCCAGACTGTAGAAAGGCTTTTAAACTAGAAACAGTGCAGAGCTGTCTCCTTAATTAGGACCCAACTAACACATGGATTTGGAGGCagcgtggtacagtggataaagagccaacctcagagtcaagaagacctgggtccaagtccctTTTGGGATAGAtcttggttgtatgaccctgggcaaatcactcaacctccaCATAAATTCTCTAAAACAaggagttgcagagaaggtactgataTACACTGATAGAATGTTTTTCCTTGGGaattccccataccaatgaacaCAGTGTCATTTCCTTCCTGTCCCCAACAGATGGATGTGAGATTCTGCCCCTCTAAACAGGCATATCAAGAAGAGAAATTTTAGTGGTGCTGTTAAGCCAGGAAGATTACAGTATATTTGATATCTTTACTTGGTGGCAACACAAATGATAAAATTACAAGAAAACTTATGTCTATCTCTTTGTCCTACAGTATGGTATATCTCTACAATCATGTTTGTATTTACAGAAGCAAATCCTGGAAGGAATTATTCCTTCAGATGACACCCAGCAATGGGCTGCTCATTTTGGGGAAGAGTATACAAGGTCATCCTAAGAATCCAGGgataggtttttttccccaaatcaatAGAGTTAGGGAAGGCAAAGGTCATTTCCTGTTAGTTACATtttaacaataaagaaaaataaatgaaactattaCCTTTAGTTGGCCTAATAAATCTGACTCCTCCACCATAAGTTTCCATAGATGCTGAGGAAACAAGAACATCAGTGAAATCCCATTTTGAGAACACCATTACAAAGGAggattctttatttaaaaagctGCTCTATATTCCACTGAATGACTCAGGAAAGAATACTACTCATATGATCATGACAATAAACTGTCTACAAAAAACCCTTCTGAAAACCTGCTACTAGACCCTGTACAGACGGCAGCAGCAAGAGAGCTTAGCCCTTCGTCCTTTTGTTCTTTAGTGGAAAACCCAATCTGGTCCCAAGCTCCCGTGGagcagaaatacacacacaaagtgaAACAAAGATCTCATCTATTCCTTCAACTAAAGAAAACGTTGTGACGCGAGATGCTGAGTGGATTGTGTCTCTGTCACCGTCAGGCAGCTAGCAAGGCATTCCATGTCCCATAAGAGACTGAGCTCAGTAAGAGGGAAGGACACTTACTATGGCAGCATTCCTAAAACCCAAAGACGGAGAAAGCGTCTGGCCTGAGGAATCATTTCTTCACCCTGGTCTCTAGTGCCAGCTAGAAGAAGCAgctgctgtgctccactctctaTCTTTCCAGGTCAATCCACCCCCTCAGAAAACATATGCTGGATCAGACACTTAAAAGGCAAACCTCAGCAACAGTGCTGCGTATCCGGTCCACCACCAGCTCAAAATCCACAAGGCTGAAAAGAGGCTGCTGCTTGAGGCGATGCAGTTCAGCAGCAAAGGTGTCTTCTTGATTCTTTAAAATAGATCCTGTGTATCATGGACAGTAGGAGGAGAGACCCTCGGAGCTATGCTATCAACAACGCTCTGATTCTTTCATTTGTTACTATAGACAATCTAACTAACCAGGGTCTAGTAAATACAGGGCAATAATTTTTGCTCTTAACCACTGGGTGCCACTTCCCTTGCTTTGAAGATTTCTGACAAGAAGCATCATGGTGCCCTCTTACaagatttatttcaaaatatgatGTACTACACTGACCACTGCCTTGGCTCATGAGGCAATGGGCAATAAAAGCTGCTCTTGACCAGCTCTTGGGGATGAGATGTTAGGACAGGACTTCCTACCTTTTCTGGTCAGATTCACATTCTGATTCTCAAACATCTGTACAGACTCTCCTACAAACAGGATTTTTTCAGCGACTCTCACTGGAATATAGGAAGGAAGTATTTCCACCCGAAGGGAAAACTGCTTCAGGGATGGGGCCAGCATGTTCTCTTCCTCAATCAGGCGCTGGGTGAGGAGATACAGAGTgacaaaggaaacaagaaagtaTGCAGTAACTCTATCTATCTCCATCCTTTATATTCCATAGTTAATATATTGGGCAATAGGGACTTTAAACCCAGGGATGTACAACTCCCACCTGCCAGGCATGTACTGTGCTTGCAAGGAGGTAGTCTAGCCTGGTGGCTAGCAGGCAGGAGAGGCACAACACATGAACGTTCTAGTTCTAGCATTGCCATTAACTAGTTACAGGACTCTAGCTAAATCATTCAACTGCTCTGAGCCTtagttccttcctctgtaaaatgagtaggttggactagacctgtgaagtcctaaaaaaaaaaatcctattatgCTCAGTTCCAAGAATTTATGATTCTTATGTAATACACTGGCATCTATATAGGTTTTTGTGAATCCTAATTAAGACCTTGAGCTGCATCAAAAAGCTGCCAGAGAGACACAACTTAAGGAGCTGTCCACTTCCTAAGTATGGTATTAGTATGGTATGAAGAAGGCCTCACAACTGCCCAGCCTAATGGATTATCATAGACTCACGGGTCTGGAACTGGATcaagtccaatctcattttagaGACGAGGAAAATAGgccccagggaggttaagtctGGACCTAGACAAACAAGCAAAGGAGGTGGGGGTTGTACTCTTCAGCGCTCTTTCCCATGCATCCTGCAAACCTCATTCAGACAAAGGCAAATATCAGGAGGGACAGGCTGAAGGAAGTGGCGCAGATGGCACCGAGGTGGCAGGCTCAGTGCAAGCTCATGTGAGAGGGCGAAGGGGTCACTATCTGGTGGAATGTACTGCCTTTCCCTTCAAATCCTCCCCAGGTCCTGAAGTTCTCGTAACTGCTTCCCTGTCAGGCCTCCAATGCCcaggtcttcctcctcctcctccagttgAGTAGAGACAAGGCCAGAAGATGGGCCCTGTTTAATAAAGAACTCTTCGTGTTGGTCCAAGAGGAGGCCATGTAGCATCCAGGCAGAAAGCTGCTTGTACATGACCCCATGGCACACTGCCAAGATCctgagtggagaaagggagagaaaaaccaATGCCATAAAAGCCCTTGCTGGGCACAAACACCCAGGCCATTCTGGGACGTCACTAGAGGGTACTGGCCAAGATCTGAGTAAGAATTTGGTGAGTCAGAAGGGAAACTGTCCATTACACTAAAAATAATCATTCCATTTTTATTCCTATCTTTTTGGAATTAGTCATTAAATTTCTTATAATTAAAGTTCCCATATTAAGTTTAAAATGTCCTTCAGCTATTTTGACAGTTTCTTTTCCATATTGTTTATTCTCACCCTGCGTAAGAGTTTCAGAGCTGAAAATTCCTGCTAAAACACAATGAGATGAGCTCAGAGAAGTCTGTTTCTCTGCCAGCAAAAgcagtttgctcattttctcttgtttcaccaaaaaggaagggaatggatgTGGTAAGGGAGGATGACTCAATTAGAAATGGAGCATtacaaaaatacatgaaaagagaAGATCAAGCACCCTCTCCAGAACTAGCTCAAGTATTTCCAAGATGTTCTTGTGCAGTAACCAaatattagaattagaaggaaacttggagatCAGAGTCCAGTCTTTCCACCCAGGACAGAAGCTTAACTTCAAGTTTTAAAGAAGGTAAGATAAAATGGGCAATATGAGCTGGTTCCCTACCACCGCCAGCATCAAACAGAAAATTCTCTGCTTAgcccccttcttacctttccggTCTTCTTATCCTCTACTTCTCTCCATATACTTTACGATCCAGCAGCTCCTGCCTTCTCCTAACTCCATGCTTTGTTACAGGCTGTCCCACTGCCTGGGAGGTTTTTCCTTCTACTCTCCACATGTTGGCTCCCTTGGCTtacttcaggactcagctcaaatcccaccatctactggaggcctttcctggtccctccccAATACCAGTGGCTGATCTGAAATTACTTTTCAACTACTCCATATAAACAATATCTTATATGTAAATAGTTTAAaagttgtttctcccattaggaAAATAAGATACTTGAGAGGAGGGAcagtatttttacctttctttgtattttcaggctTAGCAAagagcctggcaaatagtaaacatttaataaaatgccGGTTGACTTACTGACTGAAAATAGCAATTACTTTAAAAGATATACTCAAATATAGCCAAGCAAAACCCAGCATATATAATGGTAACACCCTAAGGATGATGGGATCTGACAATCAGAGGGACCTTAAAGTCATCCACActaattcattctcttttatgTAGTACCATCCTGGATTCTTTATTGGCTGGCATCCTGGCCTCTCCTACTTTGATCATATAGACCTATCTGCTCAGTGTTAGCTTTTCAGTCCCATCTATTACTAACTATTTTGGAGAAGTTTTAGatcatatgcaaataaaatggtCTTGATGAACTGTGTCAATCTTATTTAAGTTTTTGTGACTTACTTTTCTAGGGCACTGCGTACAGGAGGCAGTCCCCCACAGCTGTATTTGTATACTGTTTCCAAGATCTGACACCCATGAATCTGTGGAAAAGATAAACTTCTAAAAATTATACAGTGCCTGCTGCACAGTTTAAATTGTACATTCAGTTGTGATTGGTCCAGGAGGGACCTACTGAATCAATTCCAGTGgcacttccataactttgtccTTTCCTACCTCTTACACATCAACAGTGACTCCCTCATCTCActcccccaatacacacacaaacacacacgcacacactgatccagtgacagtggcctcATTGCTGACATTCTGTCACTGGACTTCAGGCATTTTCCCCAGCTATCACTCATGCCTGGAaatctttcctcctcacctctgcctcctagttttcctggatccttcaagtctcagctacagtccccccttctgcaagaagccttcctGGATCCCCATATTTGCAGGTGCTACTAGCTACATATTCCATTGGGTTTCCTAAAAGTGACTGAATGGGTCAGTCAATCTCCTCCTGAGCCAGATCTACTTGGGGATATGCCTATTAGCTTGTTCTGGAAGAAGAAAGTAGAACTTCTCCACAAAGATACTGCATAAGAATGTTTAAATGTTTAGATTACAGGTTCTAGATTCATCAGCCAAGAATGAATATGTTAATTCAGAAGTAAAAACTACCGGCCCCCCCATCAGCTTCTTTAAGGAGAGAGTTTTTATCTTTGCTTCTGTAGTCAGAAAGGATAACATGGATGTAGCACATTTCCAATTGTGCAGAGTGAAGTCTAGTAAAATGTgcaaatcttttctatttctgctgAACTTCAGCCCACAGCATCCCTAGGCCCATCATGGAAAAGAAGGTGAGTGAACCACCAGCTCTTCTTGGATTTTTCACTCTCCTTTCCCAGgtgaaatgagacagagaaggctaacatgggaaaggagagaaaattttcatCTGGCTCGTAACTCCATTCATGGTGgtacttttcttctcattttggggGGACAGGGGAGTGTAAAGAAGCTGCAGGGGTAGAGAGGTCCATGAAGAAGCCCACACAAGGCTTCCAGGAATGGAGGGGATGCACTTAAACAACTCACTGTGCATACAGCTGGGTATGTGTCTACACAACACAAAATGAAGTAGAGGGCTGGCAACTGTTTGGTCCAATTCATCAAAGAAAGAAGCCAAATTAGATACTTTTGCCTCTGTGCTATGGTTACCTCTATGTGGGACTGAGTCCTACCCTTCATTCAATTCTTTGGCCTAAATTATCTGGTTGGGCTTTTTAGCTGAAGAAGTGGCACTtatttactgtgtgtgtgtgtgtgtgtgtgtgtgtgtgtgtgtgtatgcataagtacaagtgtgtatgtgtaagagaggcagacagacagatcagagttggggggggagagaaagagaagggggcaaGAGGGAGGGAGCCCATATACATTAGTATTGATATGTATTCTGCATCTGTGTGACATTTACAAAGGTCTCATTAAATATCTCTGGGGTTGGGAGTGtgtagaaggagggaaagaggacagGAGTGTGTCACATGCAACCCAATTGTCTCActgcagatttttttaaaatgctgtggATGAATTTGTAAAAATTATACTACTTTCAAGGCTGCTTCCTGTGATTGTTCTTATAACAACTCAAGAGAAAAGGACTCAGGGAGCCAGAGGGTACTTTTCACAACCCAACTTGACTAGGTAATCTACTCAGCACTTGCTGATCTCAGAGTTACTAGCTCAGATCCCAAAAGCCAACACTCTCCCAGAATACTTGGAATCAATTTTTCCATGACAGTAATAATAGCAACAACCTAAGTAAAAAGTACATTTAACAAAGTTAGGTGAATGACTTAGGCATGGTGACCTCTTAATACTGAAGCATGACCTTGAGGAAAAAGCTCCGTGCTCCCATCAATGATCAACATGTATGATGCCTTTCCTTCTCAGGTCTAATTTCATGGTTCCCCCAAACACAACAGTTTGAAGAAATCTATGTGGTGCAAATCACTAAGCACACTGAATTACGTACATCATTAACCAGAATAAAAGAAGTGCTTACCTTCTGACTCTTAATCTGTTCAACAACAACCATCACTGAgggaaaaagaagttggaactacaaagcaaagcaaaagttAATTAATCTAATGTAATCTCTTACGTGTTCCAAATGTAAGAGAGGGAGTATAAACATAAGCTCTGGAAATGATGGCGTTTCTGAATGAAGATAGAGAGATCAACTCCAgccagaagaggcaaaaaaagggcCTACTCCTCTCAGCCTATCTTTAGCTAGAAACACCTATTTTGGAGGCTGGCAGGATAGTCAGTATAACATCAACATGGACAACTTTAGTACCAAATGTTAAGAGACGATTTATCTTCAGAATTCATGAAATAATGCTCAtataataaagcagattaaatgtacaaaatgtaaaattttagatTCAAATTCCGAATCTGGAAGTAGGAGAGCTCTTCAAAATACTAGATTAGTCAAATATACCTAAAAGACTGAGAGAACAGACAAAAAGAACCCAAGATATTCCATTATCTACAAAGATACCTGGTCCAAGGAGTAATTGACATGTGATATGGAAAGGTGAGGGTCAGCAAGGAACTGCAATAAAAAACATAATTAGAAAAACACCATCTCAAAAAGTTTCTAACCTATGACCTAAGAACACtggctggggagagggagagaacagacCTTGTGGTAATGAGTGCTTTTAGGTTCCCACAGAAGATAGTGATACAGGGTCACTAAAGTGATACAGGTCActaaaaactgaaagcaaaatgtTCACAGAATACCCTGGAACCTCTTACAGAGGCAAGAAGTTACTTTGATCATTAAATGAACAATACGGAGAGCTTATAGTGGTATATGCTCATTAAAGGCATTTTCCCAATTCTGAAACCCTAATTAAAGGAAGACAAGctatggtggggagggaggaccgCATTTTCTTTCCAAGGATGTGGTCTAGTGAGGAAACTGGGGGACTCAAGGGCATTACTGCctgcctctttctcctcttctctacctcaCCTCTTGCTCCAAGTCAAGCAGTGCTTGACGATATGGCTGCAGGATGGAGTCCAGACCTGTGCAGAAGGCCCGCAAATAA includes:
- the LOC140513832 gene encoding gamma-tubulin complex component 4 — translated: MIHELLLALSGYPGAIFTWNKRSGLQVSQDFPFLHPSETSVLNRLCRLGTDYIRFTEFIERYTGHVQQQDHHLSQQGQGGLHGIYLRAFCTGLDSILQPYRQALLDLEQEFLADPHLSISHVNYSLDQFQLLFPSVMVVVEQIKSQKIHGCQILETVYKYSCGGLPPVRSALEKILAVCHGVMYKQLSAWMLHGLLLDQHEEFFIKQGPSSGLVSTQLEEEEEDLGIGGLTGKQLRELQDLRLIEEENMLAPSLKQFSLRVEILPSYIPVRVAEKILFVGESVQMFENQNVNLTRKGSILKNQEDTFAAELHRLKQQPLFSLVDFELVVDRIRSTVAEHLWKLMVEESDLLGQLKIIKDFYLLGRGELFQAFIDTAQHMLKTPPTAVTEHDVNVAFQQSAHKVLLDDDNLLPLLHLTIEYHGKEHKDVTQAREAPSRDTSPREAPASGWAALGLSYKVQWPLHILFTPAVLEKYNVVFKYLLSVRRVQAELQHCWALQMQRKHLKSNQSDAIKWRLRNHMAFLVDNLQYYLQVDVLESQFSQLLHQINSTRDFESIQLAHDHFLSNLLAQSFILLKPVFHCLNEILDLCHSFCSLVSQNLGPLDERGAAQLSILVKGFSRQSSLLFKILSSVRNHQINSDLAQLLLRLDYNKYYTQAGGTLGSFGV